A section of the Plasmodium knowlesi strain H genome assembly, chromosome: 3 genome encodes:
- a CDS encoding SET domain protein, putative, with protein sequence MKTSTSYSFSHAKANASENTNDNCSGDKCSASENIFTNAASVIWIEKEKLDSIIHIPVYSDLSKYVCDLNKHPVKQKKEEEAEGGMLSRIFLLFDDNSCNIALDISAIYESDNGKIPLLIYERYYFWSLHFLFEKSKIKRQKLNIYTDTNGRCRISNINKCDDDVYMYTSIYNCAYNRNDSEKNVGVTSYPELGRNNYKDVNKELAICDKDYIKYLYLSDLKNIAMMESTTKSGHCGVQGRAGHGGTLSKNSGDAFKGGASIGNPLFEKGLYPNKEIKWYRLKMKIESVEKKNKSENKNFTKGKAFPISSHHFSLNNCKKKKYNITGNRNVDMCHNRNRGFTYEQKNLNNPRNFKKEPCDPIFNANALHSISHFSLIDNDTTRESINNLIKIQKRSFSMLKQENEKKLLDIANDERLLLSSNGKSESVFDVHKRESLSSYGNHIGKRRKKSKWFYYRSSSNETNLGLDDGDGSTSRGNSVCAVNGGVAHMDNKRKRQEGDSGCEFGDGHKNAEGRGHDKGDIQQGQERDNRQDVPCRSFSSCDSVCTPSRTRSGNSKGVHSPKGRKPPDGYTHEGAEDSFTNSRIPADSRAYVRTIHAGESGTEFHSFDVEEDVDGIESAPLVAIDPSEKKRNREEREVKQNELFIEEMKKMNSGVLTQNTKVYQENIDKYNSEFQSIISEPFDQKERREKIKKRRDQNREIQMMYLNKILKSMVNKEKSHLNCLSKNFKRIEGFYKQNYKIYIIESKSDLNYKKNCFKTDVHVYDLFAPSGDNISKEVNILDEFKMYLRRCKGEYRPRKYQTHITTGDRKSMDGGKSGVDFQRECTWTEMKEHSKENGPDDNHERENEQKDTPMKNSLTKMIPKGRAVPADGEGEGEGGRGGGGELAEAGATVELTVKVEEPYSGSSQREVIKTNLTNQTPPEDGIIFYAHNKNNTSNVKEIKEGDILYIKFDNTSDDYDKIRIVKKEDLLQILIFLMRNQECLKLSNISTYSPDLLWNLSVHFKNNTYDMESNLEKMYNHFCRRYEVISPDGGLSSDPHLEFAPVVQRGHVRQFHSSFDQPSHLPFHSPFDSPFDSRLVEQADRQPGFSPEWSSENLSDCSSVTVSESTAKATKGARKFKSTKGVKRESLKEIETMKLKDYVSFLDKFLQNVNEVKLKRLKSIKTEYYEKYEFDRTINKLNRQQLLDLFVDKKNEVNTIPLSFLKEKSRNIIYEENIKMNMFACIKIIFDDVKGRCIYAASDLNKFDFVFEYVGELLTHNEAMERERKYNKNNKKGCYMFYFKHENKRYCIDGTEENIEAAINNKDKKYFLRSFARLVNHSKKNSNLIPKVLTVASQPRLFFVAARNIKEGEELLIDYGERDREIIKNNEWLKC encoded by the exons atgaaaacgtcAACATCGTACAGCTTTTCGCACGCAAAGGCAAACGCGAGCGAGAATACAAATGATAATTGCAGCGGGGATAAGTGCAGCGCCTCTGAAAATATCTTCACAAATGCAGCCTCCGTAATATGGatcgaaaaggagaaattagATTCCATTATTCACATCCCCGTGTATTCAGATCTGTCCAAATATGTCTGCGACTTGAACAAACACCCGGTgaagcagaagaaggaggaggaggcaGAGGGAGGAATGCTCTCCAGGATTTTCCTACTCTTTGATGACAACAGTTGCAACATTGCCCTTGACATATCG GCTATATACGAGTCGGACAACGGCAAAATCCCTCTTCTGATCTACGAGCGGTACTACTTCTGGAGCCTCCACTTTCTATTCGAAAAatccaaaataaaaagacaGAAGTTAAACATCTACACAGATACAAATGGAAGATGCAGAATAAGCAATATTAACAAATGCGATGACgacgtgtatatgtacacctCCATTTATAACTGTGCCTATAATCGAAATGACAGTGAGAAGAACGTCGGGGTTACCAGTTACCCTGAGCTCGGCAGAAACAACTACAAAGACGTAAATAAAGAATTGGCCATATGTGACAAGGACTACATCAAATATTTGTACCTTAGTGATCTTAAAAATATTGCCATGATGGAGAGCACGACCAAATCTGGGCATTGTGGTGTCCAAGGTCGTGCTGGGCATGGTGGAACACTTAGTAAAAATTCTGGCGATGCTTTTAAGGGGGGAGCCTCGATAGGGAATCCTCTTTTCGAAAAAGGCCTCTACCCcaacaaggaaataaaatggtATCGCTTGAAGATGAAAATTGAGAGcgtggagaaaaagaacaaaagcgaaaacaaaaattttaccAAAGGTAAAGCATTCCCCATAAGTAGCCACCATTTCAGCTTGAAcaactgcaaaaaaaaaaaatacaatatcACTGGAAACAGAAATGTCGACATGTGCCACAATAGGAACAGAGGCTTCACTTATGAGCAGAAGAATCTGAACAATccaagaaattttaaaaaagaaccaTGCGATCCCATCTTTAACGCAAATGCCCTCCACAGCATTAGCCACTTCTCCCTTATAGACAACGACACTACCAGGGAAAGCATTAACAATTTAATTAAGATACAGAAGAGGTCGTTTTCTATGCTCAAACAggagaatgagaaaaaattgttggaCATCGCAAACGATGAACGGTTACTCTTGTCCTCAAATGGAAAGAGTGAATCCGTCTTCGATGTCCATAAGAGGGAGAGCCTAAGTAGCTACGGAAACCACATTGGAAAGAGGCGTAAAAAGAGCAAATGGTTCTACTACAGAAGCAGTAGCAACGAAACGAACCTCGGCCTCGATGACGGCGATGGAAGCACGTCCAGGGGGAATTCCGTCTGCGCGGTGAATGGTGGAGTCGCCCACATGGACAATAAACGGAAAAGGCAGGAGGGGGATTCTGGTTGTGAATTTGGAGATGGCCACAAAAATGCGGAAGGAAGGGGGCATGACAAGGGGGATATCCAACAGGGCCAAGAGCGGGACAACAGGCAGGATGTCCCCTGCAGAAGTTTCAGCAGCTGCGACTCCGTGTGCACTCCAAGCAGAACACGCAGTGGAAACTCGAAGGGAGTCCATTCCCCCAAGGGAAGGAAGCCCCCCGATGGCTACACGCATGAAGGTGCAGAGGATAGTTTCACCAATTCACGCATACCTGCGGATAGCAGGGCGTATGTGAGAACGATTCACGCAGGGGAATCTGGCACAGAATTCCACAGCTTCGATGTTGAAGAAGATGTGGATGGAATAGAGAGCGCTCCACTAGTAGCGATAGACCcctctgaaaaaaaaaggaacagagaagaaagagaagtaAAACAGAATGAATTGTTCATTGAGGAGATGAAAAAGATGAATTCTGGAGTGCTAACTCAGAACACGAAAGTGTACCAAGAAAATATTGACAAATACAACTCTGAATTTCAGAGTATAATATCGGAGCCATTTGATCAAAAAgagaggagagaaaaaataaaaaagagaagggatCAAAACAGAGAAATACAAATGATGTActtgaataaaattttaaaaagcatGGTGAACAAAGAGAAGTCGCATTTGAATTGTCTGTCGAAGAACTTTAAACGAATTGAAGGATTCTACAAACAGaattacaaaatatatattatcgAAAGTAAGAGCGACCTAAATTACAAGAAAAACTGTTTTAAGACTGACGTGCACGTGTATGATTTATTCGCCCCATCAGGTGACAACATCAGTAAAGAGGTAAACATATTGGATGAGTTTAAAATGTACCTGCGTAGGTGCAAGGGGGAATATCGCCCTAGGAAGTACCAAACACACATTACCACAGGGGATAGGAAGTCAATGGACGGAGGAAAAAGCGGAGTCGACTTTCAAAGGGAATGTACCTGGACAGAGATGAAGGAGCATTCGAAGGAGAATGGCCCCGATGATAACCACGAGAgggaaaatgaacagaaggaTACTCCAATGAAGAACAGTTTAACAAAGATGATTCCAAAGGGAAGAGCAGTTCCAGCAgatggagaaggagaaggagaaggaggaagaggagggggAGGTGAACTGGCTGAAGCAGGAGCAACGGTGGAATTAACagtaaaagtggaagaacCTTATAGCGGTTCATCACAAAGGGAAGTCATAAAGACGAATTTGACAAACCAGACCCCACCCGAAGATGGAATCATATTTTATGCCCACAATAAGAATAATACAAGTAacgtaaaagaaataaaggaaggagacATTCTTTACATAAAATTTGACAACACATCTGATGATTATGATAAAATTAGGatagtaaaaaaggaagacctACTTCAAATACTTATTTTCCTAATGAGGAATCAAGAGTGTCTAAAACTGTCAAACATATCTACCTATTCTCCCGACCTGCTCTGGAACCTATCGGTGCATTTCAAAAATAACACATACGACATGGAGTCAAATcttgaaaaaatgtataatcATTTTTGTAGGAGATATGAGGTGATCTCTCCTGATGGGGGACTCAGCTCAGATCCCCACCTGGAGTTCGCACCCGTGGTGCAACGAGGGCATGTTCGGCAATTCCATTCGTCGTTTGACCAACCGTCCCATTTACCGTTTCATTCACCTTTCGATTCGCCTTTCGATTCGCGACTGGTTGAACAAGCAGACCGCCAACCGGGTTTCTCACCCGAATGGTCCTCCGAGAATCTCTCCGATTGCTCTTCCGTGACAGTGTCCGAATCTACTGCGAAAGCCACAAAGGGGGCGCGGAAATTCAAAAGCACAAAGGGAGTCAAGCGAGAAAGCCTCAAGGAAATAGAAACCATGAAGCTCAAGGACTATGTATCCTTCCTGGATAAATTTCTACAAAATGTGAATGAAGTTAAGCTAAAGAGACTTAAAAGCATAAAAACAGAATATTATGAAAAGTACGAATTCGACCGGACCATAAATAAGCTAAATAGGCAACAGTTGCTCGATTTATttgttgataaaaaaaacgaagtgAATACaattcctctttcttttttaaaagagaaaagtagAAATATCATATATGAGGAAAACATTAAAATGAATATGTTCGCATGTATCAAAATAATATTTGATGATGTTAAGGGAAGATGCATCTACGCAGCTAGCGATTTGAACAAATTCGACTTTGTCTTTGAATATGTGGGAGAGTTACTCACACATAATGAAGCAATGGAACGGGAacgaaaatataataaaaataataaaaaaggatgttATATGTTCTACTTTAaacatgaaaataaaaggtaTTGTATTGATGGCACGGAGGAAAATATCGAAGCCGCAATCAATAACAAAGACAAAAAGTACTTCCTGAGATCCTTCGCTAGACTTGTTAATCACTCCAAGAAAAACTCCAACCTCATTCCAAAGGTACTCACCGTTGCCAGCCAACCTCGACTCTTCTTCGTTGCCGCTCGAAACATCAAGGAGGGCGAGGAGCTCCTCATCGACTATGGCGAGCGCGACAGGGAGATCATCAAGAATAATGAGTGGCTCAAGTGCTGA
- a CDS encoding alpha/beta hydrolase, putative has translation MGNLLNSLIFRPHPPSYSRNRHDLHFFETKHGSKICGIFIDNKADTTILFSHANAEDIGDVVRFYQYRLRRLGLNLFAYDYSGYGHSSGHPTEAHVYNDVEAAYDYLVKVLRVPRHSIIAYGRSLGSAASVHIATKKNLLGLILQAPLASIHRVKLKLKFTLPYDSFCNIDKVHMINCPILFIHGTKDKLLSYHGTEEMIRRTNVNTYFMFIEGGGHNDLDSSYGNQVYAALVAFLYVLKNNIRENVNSVYDISNVNMMKLRNMFISNNTKNMKERVKEKKRKGEENGMVSGSAGSVNGRQGNRNESRGSNEVLNSFMSNMERWYTDESIFRVYTKDSGYDSSQSLSSVLGSAESTMRHIPDNTFYESDTNISIEDLCRLAGGKNNLNRSKLYNGKDSGASCSSFTKRGWIDRSDGAVGNHRNGHRGVSRERYPDGRRIDSKDGRDRSRMKVCSSYVYNPARRENISPSNMDHSSSQCSRSDVYMGSEQDLAQRGNGTCMGGSSSEKVNSRRSGESRNIYSVDRVPRISQDMKSVGSSPVSERGSYARSYEQCNNGREETTIRGHRNGEQYSSESRKGGGNMNPSKASLASVSSNDSKISSVGRGPFKEERAKVMNESRRNMQSDTIKQGSSVVKEGCATSEHVYSKNYYKKEGNRIRKEMENKITDINNQKINRYNEFIYGNQENKMGDCPNEIMEPVQREVSSASSSTLNNLNSLFAY, from the coding sequence ATGGGGAATTTGCTAAACAGTTTAATTTTCCGGCCACACCCGCCGAGCTATTCGAGGAACCGACAtgatcttcattttttcgaaaCGAAGCATGGTAGTAAGATATGCGGAATCTTCATTGACAACAAGGCGGATACAACCATTTTATTTAGTCATGCAAATGCAGAAGATATAGGAGATGTAGTACGATTTTATCAGTATCGCCTGAGACGACTAGGATTGAATCTATTTGCCTATGACTATAGTGGCTATGGGCACAGTTCAGGTCATCCCACTGAAGCGCATGTGTACAATGATGTAGAAGCAGCCTATGATTATCTAGTGAAGGTGTTACGTGTTCCAAGGCATAGCATAATAGCTTATGGAAGGAGTTTGGGTTCAGCTGCATCTGTCCATATAGCAACAAAGAAGAACTTGTTAGGTTTAATTCTTCAAGCTCCATTGGCATCTATACATCGGGTTAAGTTAAAACTAAAGTTTACCCTACCTTATGATTCCTTTTGCAATATTGATAAGGTACACATGATTAACTGTCCCATTCTATTTATCCATGGAACGAAGGATAAGCTTCTTTCCTACCATGGCACAGAAGAAATGATTCGAAGGACAAATGTTAATACGTATTTTATGTTCATAGAAGGAGGAGGTCATAACGATTTGGATAGTAGCTATGGAAACCAAGTGTATGCTGCGTTAGTAGCTTTCCTTTATGtactaaaaaataatataagagaaaatgtaaacaGTGTATATGACATATCAAATGTGAACATGATGAAATTAAGGAACATGTTCATTTCGAATAATACGAAGAacatgaaggaaagagtgaaagagaagaagaggaagggagAGGAGAATGGAATGGTGAGTGGTTCTGCGGGAAGTGTAAATGGAAGACAGGGTAATAGGAATGAAAGTAGAGGAAGTAATGAAGTATTAAATTCGTTCATGAGTAATATGGAAAGATGGTATACGGATGAAAGTATATTTAGGGTTTATACAAAGGATTCAGGTTATGATTCATCACAAAGTCTTAGTAGTGTTTTAGGTTCTGCCGAATCTACTATGAGGCACATACCAGATAATACGTTTTATGAAAGTGACACGAACATTAGCATTGAAGATCTGTGTAGATTGGCTGGTGGGAAGAATAACTTAAATAGGAGTAAATTGTATAACGGTAAGGACAGTGGTGCTTCGTGTAGCTCATTTACGAAACGTGGTTGGATAGACAGAAGTGATGGTGCTGTAGGTAACCATCGGAATGGACATCGAGGAGTTAGTAGAGAACGTTACCCCGATGGTAGACGAATTGACAGTAAAGATGGTCGGGACAGAAGTCGTATGAAGGTGTGCTCAAGTTATGTGTACAACCCGGCGAGGAGAGAAAACATATCCCCCTCGAATATGGACCATAGTTCAAGCCAATGTAGCCGCAGTGATGTATATATGGGTAGTGAACAGGACTTGGCGCAACGAGGGAATGGTACCTGCATGGGTGGCAGCTCCTCTGAAAAAGTGAACTCCCGAAGGTCAGGAGAGAGTCGAAATATTTACTCGGTGGATAGGGTTCCTAGGATTTCGCAGGATATGAAGAGTGTTGGCTCCTCCCCCGTGAGTGAAAGAGGAAGTTATGCACGCAGCTATGAGCAGTGTAATAACGGAAGGGAAGAGACTACCATTAGGGGGCATAGAAATGGAGAGCAATATTCAAGTGAATCAAGAAAAGGTGGAGGAAATATGAACCCAAGTAAGGCAAGTCTGGCAAGTGTTTCATCCAATGATAGCAAAATCAGCAGTGTGGGCAGAGGACCCTTCAAGGAGGAGAGGGCCAAGGTGATGAATGAAAGTagaaggaatatgcaaagcGATACTATTAAGCAGGGTAGTAGTGTTGTAAAAGAAGGATGTGCCACGAGCGAACATGTGTACTCAAAGaattattacaaaaaagaaggaaacagGATACGCAAGGAAATGGAGAATAAAATAACCGACATTAATAATCAAAAGATTAACAGATACAATGAATTTATCTACGGAAATCAGGAGAACAAAATGGGTGATTGTCCGAACGAGATTATGGAACCTGTACAGAGGGAAGTGTCTTCAGCTAGCAGCAGTACTTTGAATAATTTGAATTCGCTATTTGCCTACTAA